A region from the Terriglobia bacterium genome encodes:
- a CDS encoding HAD-IIB family hydrolase: MKKLIVYDLDGTLAESKSSLDAEMSALLHDLLGVVKVAVISGGDWPQFEKQMLSNLPHDERLANLSLLPTCGTKFFQYAGDWKKIYSEDFTADEKEKIVSSLKKALGVAGFKVEKVWGEVIEDRGSQITFSALGQQAPLGEKNKWDSDFTKRKKIKAILDTFIPEFSVRMGGATSIDVTKPGIDKAYGLRKLRDLLGIPLEEMIFIGDALFVGGNDYPAEEAGVFSIPVRGPDETKQVTEAIIACLDRSPQA, translated from the coding sequence GTGAAAAAGCTAATTGTTTATGATCTGGACGGCACACTGGCCGAGAGTAAATCGTCTCTTGATGCCGAAATGTCGGCACTGCTGCATGACCTTCTCGGTGTCGTCAAAGTGGCCGTGATTTCCGGAGGCGATTGGCCGCAGTTTGAAAAACAAATGCTCTCCAATCTTCCCCATGACGAACGCCTGGCGAATCTATCCCTCCTTCCTACATGTGGAACAAAGTTCTTCCAATACGCAGGGGATTGGAAGAAGATCTATTCAGAAGATTTCACCGCGGATGAAAAAGAGAAAATCGTCAGTTCTTTAAAGAAGGCGCTCGGAGTAGCAGGGTTCAAGGTCGAAAAAGTCTGGGGAGAGGTCATTGAAGACCGGGGAAGCCAGATCACATTTTCCGCGTTAGGTCAGCAGGCCCCCTTGGGAGAAAAGAACAAATGGGACTCCGATTTCACCAAGCGGAAGAAGATCAAAGCGATCCTTGATACCTTTATTCCCGAGTTTTCGGTCCGAATGGGTGGCGCGACATCCATTGATGTCACTAAACCGGGCATTGACAAAGCCTACGGACTCAGAAAGCTGCGAGACCTTCTGGGCATTCCACTGGAAGAGATGATTTTCATAGGGGATGCCCTGTTCGTCGGAGGGAACGACTATCCGGCGGAAGAAGCAGGGGTGTTTTCTATCCCAGTTCGAGGTCCCGATGAGACCAAGCAGGTTACCGAAGCAATCATCGCTTGTTTAGATCGATCTCCGCAAGCGTGA